Proteins encoded together in one Triticum dicoccoides isolate Atlit2015 ecotype Zavitan chromosome 7B, WEW_v2.0, whole genome shotgun sequence window:
- the LOC119335158 gene encoding protein SHI RELATED SEQUENCE 1-like, translating into MAGFSLRGGGGGGGGGSGGRSGDRGDHPIGADSLFLYARGAAAAAADTAGGGGGGGGGIGFQLWHPHHQQAAAVPHTSQFFSSGVATGVVLGFSPHEGGGVGGVGLAGGGGPGGGRAGTSCQDCGNNAKKDCTHQRCRTCCRSRGFNCSTHVKSTWVPASKRRERQQQLAALFRGAAANNSAAATAAAAVANKRPRELVRSLGRLPSATTAMVDATTSSGEGDGRFPPELSLEAVFRCVRIGPVDEPDAEFAYQTSVSIGGHTFKGILRDHGPAEEAAGQLPPSSGEYHELTGAAREGSSPAGSSEAAGGHGATVATSAAVLMDPYPTPIGAFAAGTQFFPHNPRT; encoded by the exons ATGGCGGGGTTCTCTctgaggggaggcggcggcggaggtggaggAGGTAGCGGGGGAAGGAGCGGTGACCGCGGCGATCATCCAATCGGGGCAGACAGTCTGTTTCTGTACGCGCgcggcgccgccgccgcggccgccgacacggcgggcggcggcggcgggggaggaggcgGGATAGGGTTCCAGCTATGGCACCCGCACCACCAGCAGGCGGCGGCCGTGCCGCACACGTCGCAGTTCTTCTCCTCCGGGGTTGCCACCGGCGTCGTGCTGGGCTTCTCGCCACAtgagggcggcggcgtgggcggcgtCGGCTTGGCTGGTGGAGGCGGCCCGGGGGGCGGGAGGGCCGGCACCAGCTGCCAGGACTGCGGAAACAACGCCAAGAAGGACTGCACCCACCAGCGGTGCCGCACCTGCTGCCGCAGCCGCGGCTTCAACTGCTCCACCCACGTCAAGAGCACCTGGGTCCCCGCCTCCAAGCGCCGCGAGCGCCAGCAGCAGCTCGCCGCGCTCTTCCGCGGTGCGGCAGCCAACAACAGCGCCGCCGCgaccgccgccgctgccgttgcCAACAAACGGCCCCGCGAGCTCGTCCGCTCCCTCGGCCGCTTGCCGTCCGCGACCACCGCGATGGTCGACGCCACCACCTCCTCAG GCGAGGGGGACGGGAGGTTTCCGCCGGAGCTGAGCCTGGAGGCCGTGTTCCGGTGCGTGCGGATAGGGCCGGTGGACGAGCCGGACGCGGAGTTCGCGTACCAGACATCGGTGAGCATCGGGGGCCACACGTTCAAGGGGATCCTGCGCGACCATGGGCCGGCGGAAGAGGCGGCTGGGCAGCTGCCGCCGTCGTCAGGGGAGTACCACGAGCTGACAGGAGCCGCGAGGGAGGGGTCATCGCCGGCCGGGAGCAGCGAGGCGGCCGGCGGGCACGGGGCGACGGTGGCGACGTCTGCGGCGGTGCTCATGGACCCCTACCCGACGCCGATCGGCGCCTTCGCAGCAGGCACCCAGTTCTTCCCTCATAACCCTAGAACCTAG